A single region of the Hyphomicrobiales bacterium genome encodes:
- a CDS encoding Carbohydrate ABC transporter membrane protein 1 (CUT1 family): MRIYSNLTVEKKQAVWAWAFLAIPIVFFGLIRFYPAFESFGIAFTRWNLLSPPEFIGLDNFRQMIHDPIFWQTLKNTFLYLILGTPISLLLAFVIAYYLDQVRFGHGFIRALYFMPHLTTTVAMAWVWRWFYQPMPVGLFNNMLASVGFDVQPFLRSTSQALPAVLAPAIWAGLGFQVVLFLAGLRAIPSSYYEAARIDGAGRWMILREITLPLLRPTIVFLLVISSIGFLRIFDHVYNMTDNGAGGPLNSTRPLVLNIYDTAFRSFQMGYAAAQTLVLFIILLVISLLQLRLMRGRS; this comes from the coding sequence ATGCGGATCTATAGCAATCTCACGGTCGAGAAGAAGCAAGCGGTCTGGGCCTGGGCCTTTCTGGCCATTCCCATCGTCTTCTTCGGACTCATCCGGTTCTATCCGGCTTTCGAGTCTTTCGGCATCGCCTTCACGCGCTGGAACCTGCTGTCACCGCCGGAATTCATCGGGTTGGACAACTTCCGCCAGATGATCCATGACCCGATTTTCTGGCAGACGCTGAAGAACACCTTCCTCTATCTCATTCTCGGCACGCCGATCAGCCTCCTGCTCGCCTTCGTCATCGCCTACTATCTCGATCAGGTGCGCTTCGGCCACGGCTTCATCCGTGCGCTTTATTTCATGCCCCATCTCACGACGACGGTGGCGATGGCCTGGGTGTGGCGATGGTTCTACCAGCCCATGCCGGTCGGGCTCTTCAACAACATGCTGGCCTCCGTCGGCTTCGACGTGCAGCCGTTCCTGCGCTCGACGTCGCAGGCCCTGCCGGCGGTTCTTGCGCCCGCGATCTGGGCCGGGCTCGGCTTCCAGGTGGTGCTGTTCCTCGCAGGCCTGCGCGCCATCCCGTCCAGCTACTACGAGGCGGCGCGCATCGACGGCGCAGGCCGCTGGATGATCCTGCGCGAGATCACCCTGCCCTTGCTGCGCCCGACCATCGTCTTCCTGCTGGTGATCTCGTCGATCGGCTTCCTGCGCATCTTCGACCATGTCTACAACATGACGGACAACGGCGCCGGCGGCCCCCTGAACTCCACGCGTCCGCTCGTGCTGAACATCTACGACACGGCCTTCCGCTCGTTCCAGATGGGCTATGCGGCCGCGCAAACGCTCGTGCTGTTCATCATCCTTCTGGTGATCAGCCTCTTGCAGCTACGCCTGATGAGGGGCCGCTCATGA
- a CDS encoding Carbohydrate ABC transporter membrane protein 2 (CUT1 family): MTHASDNMTARGWSLGTVIHPGRIVAWTLLALGAIVMMVPLVYMVATSFKYPNEVYELNIIPHEPTLDNYTYIFKNTRFGIWFVNSLVTSTLVTISVIFFDSLVGYTLAKFKFRGREFIFIAILTTLMIPTEMLIVPWYIMAKNFGWLNSYWGIMFPGLITGFGVFLMRQFFSGIPDDYIHAARIDGLNEFQIWWKVAMPLVTPALSALAIFTFLGNWTAFLWPLIATNDRALYTVPVGLASFSGEFLSDWELIMTGATLATLPTLIVFIIFQRYIIRGVVLAGLKG, encoded by the coding sequence ATGACCCACGCCTCGGACAACATGACCGCTCGCGGGTGGTCCCTCGGGACCGTCATCCATCCCGGCCGCATCGTCGCCTGGACGCTGCTTGCCCTGGGTGCCATCGTGATGATGGTGCCGCTGGTCTATATGGTGGCAACCTCGTTCAAATATCCCAACGAGGTCTACGAGCTCAACATCATCCCCCATGAGCCGACCCTCGATAACTACACCTATATCTTCAAGAACACGCGTTTCGGCATCTGGTTCGTGAACTCCCTTGTCACCAGCACGCTGGTGACGATCTCGGTCATCTTCTTCGACAGCCTCGTCGGCTACACCCTGGCGAAGTTCAAGTTCCGCGGACGCGAGTTCATTTTCATCGCGATCCTCACCACGCTGATGATCCCGACCGAGATGCTCATCGTGCCGTGGTACATCATGGCGAAGAACTTCGGCTGGCTGAACAGCTACTGGGGCATCATGTTCCCGGGCCTGATCACGGGCTTCGGCGTGTTCCTCATGCGGCAGTTCTTCTCCGGCATTCCGGACGACTACATCCATGCCGCGCGCATCGACGGGCTCAACGAATTCCAGATCTGGTGGAAGGTGGCGATGCCGCTCGTCACACCAGCCCTGTCGGCGCTCGCCATCTTCACCTTTCTCGGCAACTGGACGGCCTTCCTCTGGCCGCTGATCGCCACCAACGACCGCGCGCTCTACACGGTCCCCGTCGGCCTCGCCTCGTTCTCCGGCGAATTCCTGTCGGACTGGGAACTGATCATGACGGGCGCCACGCTCGCGACGCTGCCGACCCTGATCGTCTTCATCATCTTCCAACGCTACATCATCCGCGGCGTCGTGCTGGCCGGGTTGAAGGGATAA